ACATCGAGATTACCGACCTGACCAAGCACATGAAGGGCGAGGTGAAGGTGGGTAAGGTCGACTGTGCGCGCTGCCACAGGAAAGAGACCGCCGAGCACGCCGGCTCCGTCCACCTGGCAAACGGCGTCACCTGCGCCAACTGTCACACCGACATCCACACCCACGTTGCCTGGAAGGGCGACAAGCGCCGGGTGCTGGCGAGCTGCGTGAACTGTCACAAGGCAGAGAGCAGCTTCACCCAGTCGGTGCACGGCAAAGGTGTCCTCGCCGGCAACCAGGACTCCGCGGCTTGCAACGACTGCCACAGCCTCCACGACATCAAGGCGCTGGGCGATCCGAAGTCCAAGTCCAACCGCGAGTTCCACACGAAGGTGTGCCTCAAGTGCCACGCCAACGAGGAACTGGTGAAGCGCAACCACATCAACGAGGTTGCGGTCGAGAGCTACCTCTCCAGCTACCACGGCAAGAACTACCGCCTCGGCTACCCCGAGCGCGTTGCTGGGTGCGCCGACTGCCACAGCGCCCACGACGTCCTGCCGCCGAGCGACCCGAAGTCGACGGTCAACTCCGAGAACCTGGTCAAGACCTGCGGCCAGTGCCACAAGGGGAGCACCGCCCTCTTCACCAAGTTCTACGCGCACGGCGAGCACAACGATCGCGAGCATTACCCGATCCTGTACTACACCTTCCTCGCCATGACCGGGCTTCTCGTCTCCACCTTCGCGGTCTTCTGGCTGCACACGCTGCTGTGGATGATCCGCGGCTTTGTGGAGAACAGGGAGAAGGCAGCTGAGCTCGAAAACGGCCACGTGCCGCACGCCGTTCCGGACGGGCACAAGCAGTACCGCCGCTTCGAGACGCGCCACATCTTCATGCACATCCTCGTTATCGTGAGCTTCCTCGGTCTCTCCCTCACGGGGCTCCCGCTGAAGTTCAGCGACCAGGCGTGGGCGAAGATCCTCATGGGCTTCTACGGCGGCTCCGCGAACGCAGGTCTGATCCACCGCCTCTGCGCCGGGATCACCTTCGTGTACTTCGCGATGGCGATTGCGCTTTCCATCCACTTCCTCTTCATCCGCAAGGACCTCAAGGGGAACTTCCTGCAGAGGCTCTTCGGGCCTGACTCCCTGATGCCGAACCTCAGGGACATCAACGACGTCGTCGGCATGGTCCGCTGGTTCCTCTTCAAAGGTCCGAAACCGACCTTCGAGCGCTGGACCTACTGGGAGAAGTTCGACTTCATCGCGGTCTTCTGGGGTATGTTCGCCATCGGCGGCTCCGGCCTCATGCTCTGGTTCCCGGAATTCTTCGGGCACTTCCTCCCGGGGTGGGCCTTCAACGTAGCAACGATCGTCCACTCCGACGAGGCGCTCCTGGCGACCGGCTTCATCTTCAGCGTCCACTTCTTCAACACCCATGGACGTCCGGAGAAGTTCCCGATGGACTTCGTCATCTTCAACGGGCAGATGTCCAAGCATGAGTTCATCGAAGAGCGTGGCGACCAGTGGGCGCGCTACGAGAAGGAAGGGATCACCGAGCAGTTCAAGGCTCAGAAGACGAGCGGCGTGGTGTACGACTTCCTGGTGAAAGGGTTCGGCTTCACCGCCCTCCTCATCGGCCTCACGCTGCTGGGACTCATGGTTCTGGCGTTCCTGAGACCGGGCGTCTAACGACGCTGCAGGAGCAGTAAGAAAAAAAGGGCACCTCCCTCGCGGGGGGTGCCCTTTTTATTTTTATCGGGAACTATGAGACAGCTCAGCTCCGCCCCGCTGCACTCGCGTCCCCTCATTGCGAAGGTTCATCCGGAAATTGCGGGGCTGGGTACATTGCCACGAAGCACTGCCGAAGGCCTAACGTTCCCCCCTTTGCGAAGGGGGGGCAGGGGGGATTTGATCTTCGAGTCTCCTCCAGAACCGCAGCCCGTTTAACAGTACATCTCGGTCGTCGAACCGCAGTGCTGCGGCAGTCCAAAGATCAACGACATAGGCCCACCACTTTTTTGCGAAGTCGAAGCAAAGAAATTGCTTGGGACCACAGCAGTTGCGCACTTTGCAGGACGGTCCTGGCCGAGTCAAATCCCCCCTGTCCCCCTTTCGCAAAGGGGGGAACGTGATGGCCTCGCCTTCCCTTTTGACCTTCTGCGTCGCCCAGCGCTCCTACATCATCTCCACCGGATCCACATCCACCGTCACCCGCACAGTCGATGGATGGGTAAAATCGTGCCGCAGCGCGAGAAGCATCTTGTGCAGATCGGGGCGCTCCTTCCCCTTCAGGAGGATCTGCCAGCGGAAGCGGCCCCGCACCTTCCCGAGCGGCGCCGAGATCGGCCCGAGGAGTTCGACCCGCGCCTTCAGCTCGCGCTTCACCCTCAGCAGAAGGCGCGCGGCCTCGGATGCCGAATCTTCGGCGTGCCTGGCGGTGACGCTGGAAAAGGTCAGCGCAGCGAGGTGGGTGAAGGGAGGATAGCCGACCTCGCGGCGAAACTCTACCTCCTGCTCATAAAACCCGCGGAAATCATGCTCTACGGCGCAGGTGAGGGCGTAGTGCTCCGGTGCCAGGGTCTGCACCAGAACCTTCCCCGGCCTGTCCCCGCGCCCCGCCCTCCCCATTACCTGGCTTACCAGCTGGAAGGTCCGCTCGGCAGAGCGGAAATCAGGCATGTTCAAGGTGGAGTCCGCAGAGACGACGCCGACGAGGGTCACGCCGGGGAAGTCGTGCCCCTTGGCGATCATCTGCGTGCCGATGAGGATGTCGGTGCTGCCGTCCTCGAGGCTCTTCAGGACGCGTGCATGCCCCCCTTTTCCCCGAGTGGTGTCGCGGTCCATCCGTGCCACGCGCGCCTCCGGGAAAAGCTCCTGCACTTCCTCCTCCACCCGTTCGGTGCCGCGTCCGAGAAGGACGATCTCGCCGCCGTCGCAGGCGCCGCAAACGGTCGGGGCGGGGATGGCGTAGTCACAGTAATGGCAGACGTGCTTGCCGCGGCCGCGGTGATAGGTCAGGGTCACCGCACAGTTGGGGCAGCGCAGGACCTGGCCGCATTCCTGGCATACGAGATAGGTCGCGAAGCCTCGCCTGTTCAGAAAGAGAAGGGTCTGCCCCCCCGCCGCCAGGTTCTCTTCCATGGCGGTCTTCAGCGGCGCGAGGAGCGTCTCCCCCTTCTGCCCGCGTGCGTCAAGAAGGGTCGTCTCGGGCATCGGGAGCTCCCGCACCCGGCTGGGCAGCTGGAGGTAGCGAAGCCTCCCCTCCATCGCTGCGTGGTACGTGGTGATGAGAGGGGTGGCGGAACCGAGGACGACGGCAGCGTTGGCGAGCTTCCCGCGCACCAGCGCGAGGTCACGGCTGTTGTAGCGCACACCTTCCGACTGCTTGTAGGAGGTCTCGTGCTCCTCGTCGACCACGATCATCCCGAGCCGCTCCAGCGGCGCGAAGAGCGCGGAACGGGCACCTATCACGATCTGCGCCTCGCCGCGCCTGATGCGCCGCCACTCGTCGTAGCGCTCCCCGTCGGAAAGGCCGCTGTGCAAAACGGCGATGCCGCACTCAAAGCGCCTCTTGAAGCGCCCGACGAGTTGCGGCGTGAGCGCTATCTCCGGCACGAGAACGAGCGCGGTGCGTCCCGCCTCGAGGCAGACGGCAATGCTCTGCAGGTACACCTCTGTCTTGCCGCTCCCGGTCACCCCGTGAAGGAGGAAAGGGGTGAACGCCTCGGAGCGGAGCGCGGAGCAAATCGCGTCGTGGGCTGCAGTCTGGTCAGGATTGAGGGGGAGCGGCGTGTCCTTCTGGTACACCTCTGCATGAAAGGGGTCTCGGTAAACTTCCCGCTCCTCGCACTCGGCAAGCTGCAGTTCCACGAGTCGGTGCAGTTGAGGGGTGCACGATCCGAAGCGCTCCCGCAGGAGCGAGGCTGAAGCCTCCCCCTGCTCCTCCAGAAAAGAGAGGATCTCCACCCCTTTCCCTTTCAGCTTCGGCGGGGCGAGAAGTGGAAGGGCGCGGTAAAACTTCTCCATCCGCACGCTCCTGCCGCCATGGAGAACCTCGGTGCGGACAAGGGAGCCATCCTCTGCCGTCTCGCACATGAAGCGGCTCTCCAGGTTGATACCGGCAGGGAGGGCACCCTTGATGACCTCGCCGAGCGGGTGCAAGTAGTAGCTCGCTATCCAGCGGTAGAAGGTCAATTCGGAGGGGGTGAAAAGGGGGGCGTCGTCCAGGACCTCCAGCACTTCCTTCAGCTCGGCGCTCCCCGCCTCGGCGGGAGCAAGGAGGTAGCCGGTAATCTTCCTCTTGCCAAAGGGGACGAGCACACGCTTCCCCGGGGTCGCCAGCGGTACGAGGTGGGCCGGCACACGATAATGAAAGTGGCCGTGCAAAGGGAGTGGGATGGCTACTTCAACGACTTGCGATGTGGGCATAAAAACCTTGCTGCCGGAAGAACGGAAAAGTAAGGAAGAGGAAAACGATAAATACGGATGGCGCGTAGAGAGCAGCGCATTGTACAGCAAGATAGCCGCCGCGTCTCCTCCCTTTGAAGGATAGGACAGGGCGGGGATGGGGTTCAGCCGCCTGCAGCGGCCAAAAATGCCGGAAACGCTGCGCTTATTCCGGCCTACATTTCACATCGAAAGGCTACTTCGGCATGCCGAAGTGGCCGGCTCAGCAGAAAGTTCGGCATGCCGAAGTCGGTGTCGGCCACGCCGTGGCCTACGCCTTCACTTCCTTCTTCATGATCTCCTGCGCCACGGTGCGTCCCAGCGACTCGCACTCGGCAATCCCGTCTTCCTTCGGCTTGAAGGGGAAGCGCAGGTACGGCACCGGGATCTTGAAGCCCATCGCCTTCAGACGCTCTTCGGCCATCTTGCACGCCTCGCCGCTCCAGCCGTAGGAGCCAAAGACTCCCGCGATCTCCGCCTTCAGGCTCACGGCTGAAAGATCCGCCAGGACCTCCCACATCGGCTTCGGAATGTCCCGGTTGATGGTGGGGACCCCGAAAAGGAGGGCGTCGTTCTCCTCCAGGAGATCCCGGAGCTCCCTCTGCGAAGTCTCGGTTATGCGGCAGAGGGTGGCAGTGACCCCCTCGACCCCGGACGCGCCGCGGTGGAC
The DNA window shown above is from Geomonas sp. RF6 and carries:
- a CDS encoding cytochrome c3 family protein yields the protein MSLRLTRLLPSLLLLFGLALPAYAAQGLAIDPTTCLGCHGNKISAAAHAASVHGKNGCTSCHIEITDLTKHMKGEVKVGKVDCARCHRKETAEHAGSVHLANGVTCANCHTDIHTHVAWKGDKRRVLASCVNCHKAESSFTQSVHGKGVLAGNQDSAACNDCHSLHDIKALGDPKSKSNREFHTKVCLKCHANEELVKRNHINEVAVESYLSSYHGKNYRLGYPERVAGCADCHSAHDVLPPSDPKSTVNSENLVKTCGQCHKGSTALFTKFYAHGEHNDREHYPILYYTFLAMTGLLVSTFAVFWLHTLLWMIRGFVENREKAAELENGHVPHAVPDGHKQYRRFETRHIFMHILVIVSFLGLSLTGLPLKFSDQAWAKILMGFYGGSANAGLIHRLCAGITFVYFAMAIALSIHFLFIRKDLKGNFLQRLFGPDSLMPNLRDINDVVGMVRWFLFKGPKPTFERWTYWEKFDFIAVFWGMFAIGGSGLMLWFPEFFGHFLPGWAFNVATIVHSDEALLATGFIFSVHFFNTHGRPEKFPMDFVIFNGQMSKHEFIEERGDQWARYEKEGITEQFKAQKTSGVVYDFLVKGFGFTALLIGLTLLGLMVLAFLRPGV
- the priA gene encoding replication restart helicase PriA encodes the protein MPTSQVVEVAIPLPLHGHFHYRVPAHLVPLATPGKRVLVPFGKRKITGYLLAPAEAGSAELKEVLEVLDDAPLFTPSELTFYRWIASYYLHPLGEVIKGALPAGINLESRFMCETAEDGSLVRTEVLHGGRSVRMEKFYRALPLLAPPKLKGKGVEILSFLEEQGEASASLLRERFGSCTPQLHRLVELQLAECEEREVYRDPFHAEVYQKDTPLPLNPDQTAAHDAICSALRSEAFTPFLLHGVTGSGKTEVYLQSIAVCLEAGRTALVLVPEIALTPQLVGRFKRRFECGIAVLHSGLSDGERYDEWRRIRRGEAQIVIGARSALFAPLERLGMIVVDEEHETSYKQSEGVRYNSRDLALVRGKLANAAVVLGSATPLITTYHAAMEGRLRYLQLPSRVRELPMPETTLLDARGQKGETLLAPLKTAMEENLAAGGQTLLFLNRRGFATYLVCQECGQVLRCPNCAVTLTYHRGRGKHVCHYCDYAIPAPTVCGACDGGEIVLLGRGTERVEEEVQELFPEARVARMDRDTTRGKGGHARVLKSLEDGSTDILIGTQMIAKGHDFPGVTLVGVVSADSTLNMPDFRSAERTFQLVSQVMGRAGRGDRPGKVLVQTLAPEHYALTCAVEHDFRGFYEQEVEFRREVGYPPFTHLAALTFSSVTARHAEDSASEAARLLLRVKRELKARVELLGPISAPLGKVRGRFRWQILLKGKERPDLHKMLLALRHDFTHPSTVRVTVDVDPVEMM